One Cellulomonas sp. NS3 genomic region harbors:
- the atpB gene encoding F0F1 ATP synthase subunit A, which translates to MIAPLATEEESGFHAPSIADFFPAPFLFEGTFLEFNRLQLVRLIAAAVLIIVFVIAAKRARLVPTRGQNVVEILLDFVRVNVAEEIIGKAKAQKYVALLTTLFLAILAFNLTGVVPGLNIAGSSLIGIPVMLALWVYVMYLGAGVKAHGVGGFLKMSLFPPGVPAFMYVLLTPIEFLTVFVLRPATLALRLMANMVAGHLMLVLCFSATQFFVFEASGGMQVFGALTFVSGFALTLFEVFVAALQAYIFVVLTAVYLSLSIEDEH; encoded by the coding sequence ATGATCGCCCCCCTCGCCACCGAGGAGGAGAGCGGGTTCCACGCGCCGTCCATCGCCGACTTCTTCCCGGCGCCGTTCCTCTTCGAGGGCACGTTCCTCGAGTTCAACCGGCTTCAGCTCGTGCGCCTGATCGCCGCCGCCGTGCTGATCATCGTCTTCGTGATCGCGGCCAAGCGGGCCCGGCTCGTCCCGACGCGCGGCCAGAACGTCGTCGAGATCCTCCTGGACTTCGTGCGCGTCAACGTCGCCGAGGAGATCATCGGCAAGGCGAAGGCGCAGAAGTACGTCGCGCTCCTGACCACGCTGTTCCTCGCGATCCTCGCGTTCAACCTCACGGGCGTCGTCCCCGGGCTGAACATCGCCGGGTCGTCGCTCATCGGCATCCCGGTGATGCTCGCCCTCTGGGTCTACGTCATGTACCTCGGGGCGGGCGTGAAGGCGCACGGAGTCGGCGGGTTCCTCAAGATGAGCCTGTTCCCCCCGGGCGTCCCCGCGTTCATGTACGTGCTGCTGACGCCCATCGAGTTCCTGACGGTCTTCGTCCTGCGACCGGCGACGCTCGCGCTTCGACTCATGGCCAACATGGTCGCCGGCCACCTCATGCTGGTGCTCTGCTTCTCGGCCACCCAGTTCTTCGTCTTCGAGGCGTCGGGCGGCATGCAGGTCTTCGGTGCGCTGACCTTCGTCTCGGGATTCGCGCTCACGCTCTTCGAGGTCTTCGTCGCCGCTCTGCAGGCGTACATCTTCGTCGTGCTGACGGCCGTGTACCTCAGCCTCTCCATCGAAGACGAGCACTGA
- a CDS encoding glycosyltransferase family 4 protein codes for MRVYLLLLLVSAATTYLMTPLARWCALRFGAITAVRDRDVHAIPTPRLGGLAMLVGLLVALTVASGLPFLSSVFTDPRPIWGLAGGATTVCLLGVADDIWDLDWVTKLIGQVLGAGFMAWQGVLLFQLPIFGDVVIGSERVWQGLTVLVVVVAMNAVNFVDGLDGLAAGMIGIGGTAFFLYSYWLTVLTVDGGRGNYANLATLVLAVLVGMCVGFLPHNVYPARIFMGDSGSMLLGLVIAAATIVLTGQLDASALPANEGTALLPRQQIPVFVPILLPVAVLLLPLLDMGLAVVRRVGAGKSPFHPDRMHLHHRLLSLGHSHRSAVGIMWVWTVVFAFGTASLVVLPTTQALWVLGLGMVAAALLTLGPLRGKDGGVQPIITGVTPAVPPGPDAQAPGTRDAEHRAATRTTLGPGRPTTTTTGPARPPAGHPTPEKRP; via the coding sequence GTGAGGGTCTACCTGCTCCTCCTGCTGGTCTCGGCGGCGACGACCTACCTCATGACGCCGCTCGCCCGGTGGTGCGCGCTGCGCTTCGGGGCCATCACCGCGGTGCGCGACCGCGACGTGCACGCGATCCCGACGCCGCGGCTCGGGGGCCTCGCGATGCTCGTCGGGCTGCTCGTCGCGCTCACGGTCGCGAGCGGCCTGCCCTTCCTCAGCAGCGTGTTCACCGACCCGCGCCCGATCTGGGGCCTCGCGGGCGGTGCGACGACCGTGTGCCTGCTCGGCGTCGCGGACGACATCTGGGACCTCGACTGGGTCACCAAGCTCATCGGCCAGGTGCTCGGCGCGGGGTTCATGGCGTGGCAGGGCGTGCTGCTCTTCCAGCTCCCGATCTTCGGCGACGTGGTGATCGGCTCCGAGCGGGTGTGGCAGGGGCTCACGGTGCTCGTCGTCGTCGTGGCGATGAACGCCGTGAACTTCGTCGACGGCCTCGACGGGCTCGCCGCCGGGATGATCGGCATCGGCGGCACGGCGTTCTTCCTGTACTCGTACTGGCTCACGGTCCTCACGGTCGACGGCGGCCGGGGGAACTACGCGAACCTCGCGACGCTGGTGCTCGCGGTGCTCGTCGGGATGTGCGTGGGGTTCCTGCCGCACAACGTGTACCCGGCGCGCATCTTCATGGGCGACTCAGGGTCGATGCTGCTGGGCCTGGTCATCGCCGCGGCGACGATCGTCCTGACCGGCCAGCTCGACGCGTCCGCGCTCCCCGCGAACGAGGGCACCGCGCTCCTGCCGCGCCAGCAGATCCCGGTGTTCGTACCGATCCTGCTCCCCGTCGCGGTGCTGCTGCTCCCGCTGCTCGACATGGGCCTCGCCGTGGTCCGCCGCGTGGGCGCGGGCAAGTCCCCGTTCCACCCGGACCGCATGCACCTGCACCACCGCCTGCTCTCGCTCGGGCACTCGCACCGCAGCGCGGTCGGGATCATGTGGGTCTGGACGGTCGTCTTCGCGTTCGGCACCGCGTCGCTCGTGGTCCTCCCGACGACGCAGGCGCTGTGGGTGCTCGGCCTCGGGATGGTCGCGGCGGCGCTGCTCACGCTCGGGCCGCTGCGCGGCAAGGACGGCGGCGTCCAACCCATCATCACGGGCGTGACCCCGGCCGTCCCGCCCGGCCCCGACGCGCAGGCACCCGGCACCCGGGACGCGGAGCACCGCGCGGCGACCCGCACGACCCTCGGCCCCGGCCGCCCCACCACCACGACCACCGGCCCCGCCCGGCCCCCGGCCGGCCACCCGACCCCGGAGAAGCGCCCATGA
- a CDS encoding F0F1 ATP synthase subunit delta, which yields MRGTSQASLRSVENRFEPVLRAAGVESATLGEQLFALVDALDSSGALRRTLADPSADGDAKAQLVAHVLRGAHTSTVAVAQELVRARWSADVDLTEAVEHLAFQAVLASAEATGTLERVEEDLFRLTRSLAGQRDVRRILSDDATSTPEARAGLLDAILAGGATPAAALLARRATQKPRGRHFVTTLGHVGDLVAERRNRLVATATSATELSAVQRTRLEGILERAYGQPVQLNVIVDENVLGGLRIQVGAEVVDSTVLSRLADARRRLAS from the coding sequence ATGCGCGGGACGAGTCAGGCGTCGCTGCGGAGCGTGGAGAACCGGTTCGAGCCGGTCCTCCGTGCTGCCGGCGTCGAGTCGGCGACGCTGGGCGAGCAGCTCTTCGCCCTGGTCGACGCCCTCGACTCGTCCGGCGCCCTGCGCCGGACGCTCGCGGACCCGTCGGCCGACGGTGACGCGAAGGCCCAGCTCGTGGCGCACGTCCTCCGGGGCGCGCACACGAGCACGGTCGCGGTCGCGCAGGAGCTCGTCCGGGCCCGCTGGTCGGCGGACGTCGACCTGACCGAGGCGGTCGAGCACCTCGCGTTCCAGGCGGTGCTGGCGTCGGCCGAGGCCACGGGCACGCTCGAGCGCGTGGAGGAGGACCTGTTCCGCCTGACGCGCTCGCTCGCCGGCCAGCGTGACGTCCGGCGGATCCTGTCCGACGACGCCACGTCGACGCCGGAGGCCCGTGCGGGCCTGCTCGACGCGATCCTCGCGGGCGGTGCGACGCCGGCGGCGGCCCTCCTGGCGCGGCGTGCCACGCAGAAGCCGCGCGGCCGGCACTTCGTGACGACGCTCGGGCACGTCGGCGACCTGGTCGCCGAGCGTCGCAACCGGCTCGTCGCGACGGCCACGTCGGCCACCGAGCTCTCGGCCGTCCAGCGCACCCGGCTCGAGGGCATCCTCGAGCGGGCGTACGGGCAGCCGGTCCAGCTCAACGTGATCGTCGACGAGAACGTCCTCGGCGGCCTGCGCATCCAGGTCGGTGCCGAGGTCGTCGACTCGACGGTGCTGTCCCGGCTCGCCGACGCCCGGCGCCGACTTGCCAGCTGA
- a CDS encoding F0F1 ATP synthase subunit B has product MSAAATSAALITAAEGEPVQGIQLLIPALYDIFWSVIVLAIIAFAFYKYVLPKFQAVLDKRTELIQGGIAKAESAQAEAAAALAEYHQQLQDARTEAAKIREDARTEAGQIVAESRTKAQEEAARIVETAHRQIEAERQQASVSLRADVGSLATQLASKIVGESLEDTARQSRVVDRFLDELEASTTANAGKGN; this is encoded by the coding sequence ATGAGCGCCGCCGCGACATCGGCGGCCCTGATCACGGCTGCCGAGGGAGAGCCCGTCCAGGGCATCCAGCTGCTCATCCCGGCGCTGTACGACATCTTCTGGTCGGTCATCGTCCTGGCGATCATCGCGTTCGCGTTCTACAAGTACGTCCTGCCGAAGTTCCAGGCCGTGCTCGACAAGCGCACCGAGCTGATCCAGGGCGGCATCGCGAAGGCGGAGTCGGCGCAGGCCGAGGCCGCAGCCGCGCTCGCCGAGTACCACCAGCAGCTCCAGGACGCCCGCACCGAGGCCGCGAAGATCCGCGAGGACGCGCGCACCGAGGCCGGGCAGATCGTCGCGGAGTCGCGCACCAAGGCGCAGGAGGAGGCGGCTCGTATCGTCGAGACCGCGCACCGGCAGATCGAGGCGGAGCGCCAGCAGGCGTCGGTCTCGCTGCGCGCCGACGTCGGGTCGCTCGCGACCCAGCTCGCCTCGAAGATCGTCGGCGAGTCGCTCGAGGACACCGCGCGCCAGTCGCGCGTCGTCGACCGTTTCCTCGACGAGCTCGAGGCCAGCACCACGGCGAACGCCGGTAAGGGGAACTGA
- the atpE gene encoding ATP synthase F0 subunit C, which produces MALAETTTILAELEGNIATVGYGLAVIGPGIGLGILIGKTIEGIARQPEVAGQLRTTMFIGIGFVEVLGLLGLITGFLF; this is translated from the coding sequence GTGGCACTTGCGGAAACCACCACCATCCTCGCCGAGCTCGAAGGTAACATCGCGACGGTCGGCTACGGCCTCGCGGTGATCGGCCCCGGTATCGGCCTCGGAATCCTCATCGGCAAGACGATCGAGGGCATCGCGCGCCAGCCCGAGGTCGCCGGCCAGCTCCGGACGACGATGTTCATCGGTATCGGCTTCGTCGAGGTCCTCGGCCTGCTCGGCCTCATTACCGGGTTCCTCTTCTGA
- a CDS encoding L-threonylcarbamoyladenylate synthase: MSLLRIKDATDPATWGPSLDAAVEALGRGDLVVLPTDTVYGIAADAFDPAAVQALLDAKGRGRQMPPPVLMPDLRTLDGLATAVPDAARALAEAFWPGGLTLIVRAQPSLAWDLGETHGTVALRVPDHPVALELLRRTGPLAVSSANRTGKPAGTDVREAYRQLGARVPVFLDGGEAPGGVSSTIVDATGDVLRVVREGALSLEELRAVAPVEGPAPAPGAVAPEGATGEATPTGTATADAATTGIPTTDPATPPTEPPGGPVSTTKPSAARPSRAPSDDPADDAPQPGGEPGR, from the coding sequence GTGAGCCTGCTGCGCATCAAGGACGCGACGGACCCCGCGACGTGGGGGCCGTCGCTCGACGCCGCCGTGGAGGCGCTCGGCCGCGGCGACCTCGTCGTGCTGCCGACCGACACGGTCTACGGGATCGCCGCCGACGCGTTCGACCCGGCGGCCGTCCAGGCCCTGCTCGACGCCAAGGGCCGCGGCCGGCAGATGCCGCCGCCCGTGCTCATGCCCGACCTGCGCACGCTCGACGGCCTCGCCACCGCGGTGCCCGACGCCGCGCGCGCCCTCGCGGAGGCCTTCTGGCCCGGCGGCCTGACGCTCATCGTGCGCGCGCAGCCGTCGCTCGCGTGGGACCTCGGCGAGACGCACGGGACCGTCGCGCTGCGCGTGCCCGACCACCCCGTCGCCCTCGAGCTGCTGCGCCGCACCGGACCGCTCGCGGTCTCGAGCGCGAACCGCACCGGCAAGCCCGCGGGCACCGACGTGCGCGAGGCGTACCGCCAGCTCGGCGCGCGCGTGCCCGTGTTCCTCGACGGGGGAGAGGCGCCCGGCGGGGTGTCGTCGACCATCGTCGACGCGACGGGCGACGTGCTGCGCGTCGTGCGCGAGGGTGCGCTGAGCCTCGAGGAGCTGCGCGCGGTCGCGCCGGTCGAGGGCCCGGCCCCGGCACCGGGTGCTGTGGCGCCCGAGGGTGCGACTGGCGAGGCCACCCCGACCGGCACCGCGACGGCCGACGCCGCGACGACCGGGATCCCGACGACCGACCCCGCGACGCCCCCGACCGAGCCCCCGGGCGGACCCGTGTCGACGACGAAGCCGTCCGCGGCACGCCCGTCGCGGGCCCCGTCCGACGACCCCGCCGACGACGCCCCCCAGCCGGGCGGTGAGCCGGGCCGGTGA